The window CCGGCGCTGTAGTACTCCTCGTCGCCGACCCGCAGCATCGGTCCGTCGCCGATGATGTGGCCGTTGGGGTTACACATCACGAGCTGCTTCGCGCGTCCGACCTCGAAGCTCTCGAAGCTGTTGACGCTGAGATCGCGAAGCAGATCGCGGGCGTCGGGGCCGGTAACGCGCAGCGAAGTCATATGGTGCGAGAGGTTGGCGAGCGAGACGGTCTCTGTGACGGCGCGCTGTTCGTCGAGCCAGTTCGTCTGCTCGTTCGGCACGACCGGGAAGTTGTCCGTGTAGTCGCTGCCCTTGCGACGCAGTACTTCCACGGGGTTACCAGACGCCTGAATCTCTTCGGGGTCCATACGTTGAGGGGCTTCCCCCACACACTTAAATATATCTTACATAGATCGTTTGCAAAACGCAGGTGAATTATCGGAAAATAATACGAGAAATCCCCCCTTCGGGTCGGGTCCCGCCGTCGTTACAGATCCAGCAGCCGCTTGATGTTGCCCGAGAAGATCTTCTCTCTGTCCGCCGCCGGGATGTCGAGCTCCTCGATCAGCGGGATGATCTCTGTGGCCCAGTACTGTCCCTTGTCGGGACCGAACGGGTAGTCGGCGCTGTAGACGACGTTGTCCGCGCCGAAGAACTCCAGTCCGCACTCCAGGGGGTACGATTCGCCCTGGCTACTGACGGCGGTGTCGCCGTAGATCCGATCGAAGTACGCGTCGAGCGGTTCCGAGAGGTCGGCGATGGCGGGGTTTTGGTACAGTTCCGGCTCCTCGGTCCGCGTCTGATACCACGAGCGGATCCGGCCGATCTGGTAGGGGAACGACCCGCCGAGGTGATGAGAGATGATCTCCAGGTTCTCGTGGCGGTCGAGAACGCCCGAGAAGATGAGTCGGGCCAGAGCGATGTTCGTGTCGAACGGCCACGCCAGCATCTTGTAGATCCAGGTATGGGACTGGTCGTAGTCGTGCCAGTCGGCGAGTTGGGGGTGGATCCAGATCGGGATGTCGAGGTCGTCGACGGTCGCGTAGAACTCCTCGAAGTCGTCGTCGTCGAGCATCCGCCCGTCGATGTTCGAGAAGATCTGCACGCCGGACATTCCGAGGTCCTCGACGCACCGACGGACCTCGTCGACGTACTCGTCGGTGAGAAACGGCACCGTCGCCGTCGGGATGAACCGATCGGGGTGCTCGTCGGCGATCCGTCGGATCTCGTTGTTCGCGACGCGGGTCGCCTCCAGGGCGTCGTCGGGGTCGATGCCCTGCCAGAGCATCGGCGCGGCGAGGTTGATCACCTGCCGATCGATCCCGTTTTTGTCCAGATACTCGATCCGTCCCTCAACGTCGAACATCCGCGGCGCGTTGCGGAGGCTGTCCAGTTCGGAGGTCGGGTGGACCTTCTCCAGTTCGTCGAGCGCCTCGCTCGACATAATGTGCGAGGTCGCGTCTATGATCTCGGGCATCGTTGGCTGCTTGGTGTGATATTACTTAAATCATTGTGTAACTCGGGTGAGCGAGCGCACGAGCGCTACTATGGCGATACCGTCTCAGAGCGCGATTCTCCCGGAGTCTGGGATTGACGACCCCGATCCGGTCGCAAAGCCTAATACCGTTACCCGGATACGTGATAGTATGTCTCAGGAGCGCGTCGAGCACCGCGGGATGTTCGTCAACGGGGAGTATCACAAAAATGAGAGCACGTTCTCGGTCGAGGACCCCTCGACCGGGGGACAAATCGCGTCGGTGACCGACGCCGGCGAATCCGGAGTCGACGCCGCGCTCGATTCCGCAGAGCGCGCACAGGCCGAGTGGGCGGCGATGGACCCCGTCGAACGCGGCCGCGTGCTGCGCGACGTCGCCCGCGCGCTGGAGGCCCACGTCGAGGAACTGGCCGAGATCTCGACGCGGGAGATCGGGCGTCCGATCGGCCAATCGAGGGGGCTGGTGGCCAACGCGGTCGATTACGTCGACTACTACGCGGGGATGACAGACAAGATCGAGGGGCAGACCTTCCCGCTGAAACAGTCGAATCAGGCGTTCAGCCGGAAGGAGCCGATCGGGATCAGCGCGCAGATCGTGCCGTGGAACGCGCCGGTGCTGCTCTGTTTCCGCGGCGTCGCCCCCGCGCTCGCCGCCGGCAACGCCGTCGTCGTCAAACCCTCGCCCTTCGCGCCCGGCGTCATCCTGAAACTCGCCGAGATCGCGAGCGAGGCAGGTCTCCCGGACGGGCTGTTCAACGTGGTTCCCGGACTGGTCGAGACGAGCAAGTCGCTGACCACCGACCCGCGGGTCGACCAGATCACGTTCACCGGCTCGGTGTCGACCGGCCAGATCGTCGGGAAGACGGCGATCGACCAGGTCGTCCCGACGGTCCTGGAACTCGGCGGCAAGAGCCCCGCCGTCGTGTTCGACGACGCCGACCTCGACGACGCGCTCGACGGGGCGATGAAGGCGATCACGCTCGTCAACGGCCAGGTCTGTTTCGCGACGACGAGGATCTTCGTCCACGAGGACGTCTACGACGAGTTCAAAGAGCGGTACGTCGACGCCGTCGAGTCGATCACGCTCGGTCCGGGCTCGGAGGACCCCGATCTGGGGCCGGTGATCTCCGCCGACGCGGTCGAAGAGATCGACGGCTACGTACAGAGCGCGGTCGACGAGGGGGCGACCGTGCTCACGGGCGGCCGGCCGGCGGACCGCGAGGGGAACTTCTACGAACCGACGGTCGTCGTGGGCGTCGACGACGACGCCGCGATCTCCTGTGAGGAGGTGTTCGGGCCGGTCATCAACCTCTACTCCTTCTCCGAGGAGGAGGAAGTCATCCGCCGGGCGAACGACACGGAGTACGGCCTCTACGCGACCGTCTGGACGAACACGCTGGATCGCGCCCACCGCGTGGCCAACGGGATCGAGGCGGGCAGCGTGATGGTCAACCAGTACGCCGGCTCCCGGCCGCAGACGCCGTTCGGCGGCTACAAGAAGAGCGGTCTCGGCCGCGAGAAGGGGATGCAGGCCGTCGATCACTACACGCAGTTGAAGACGATCAACGTCGACATCGGCTCCGTCGGCGACGAGTGAGGCGCGGCGTTCGTCTCCGCCGCAGTTTCTCCCCGTCCTACGGACGCTCGACCTTCACGTCGAGCACCGCGGGCGTCCCGCCGTCGACGGCCTCGACGGCGTCCGCCAGCGCCCCCGGCAGTTCGTCGGGATCGTCGACGACGCGCGTGTGGGCGTCGACCAGCGTCGCCGGAGCCGAGAGGTCCATCGTCGTCTCGATGCGGCTCTCCGGAACGGCGTCCGCGGCGGCCGCCCCGTCCGGGTACTGCGCCGTCGTCGCGCCCTCGACGGCGTTCCAGCCCTGGTTGTCGTAGACGACGGTGAGCGTCGGCGCGTCGTACTCCGCCGCGAGCAACGCGCACGCGGAGGGGTTCGCGAACAGGTACGAACCGTCGCCGACCAACGAGATCACGCGGCTGTCGGGGCTGGCGAGTTTCGCGCCCACGCCCGCTCCGCCCGCCCAGCCGAGCCCCGCGCCGCCCTTCCAGAAGTAGCTCCCCGGTTCCGCGAGTTGGATCTGCGACATGATCGCGGGACGGCTGGTGACGGCGTCCTCGACGACGATCGTCCCCTCGTCGACGATCGAGTCGATCGCGTCCGAGAGCACCGTCGGGGTGAGCCGATCCGCTTCGACGTCGGCCGACAGTCGGTCTGCCGCGTCCGCACGGCGTTCGGCGGCGACCCTCCGCCAGAAGGACCGGCCGCCCTCGTCCGTGGAACCGAGACGGTCGGCGACGGCCGAGAGCGTCGCCGCGGCGTCGGCCTGGATCGACTCGTCGACCGCGAACGGCCACCGCGGGAACGCGGGCTTCGTCGGGTCGGGATCGATCTGCACGACTGCGGCGTCGGTCGCGACGGCGTCCCCGTCGGGGATCCAGGGCACGTCGGTGTCGGCGAGAATCACGAGGTCGGCGTGCTCCAGCGCCACCGCCGGGTCGTAGCCGACGTGCTGCTCGTGGTCTCGCGGGAAACAGAGCGTCGTCGGCGTCTGCTCGACGACGCCCGCACCGGTCGCCTCGGCGAACCGCACGAGTGCGTCGACGCGCTCTTCGGCCGGCGCTCGGCCGATGTCGCTCGTGATCACGGCCGGTCGCTCCGCGTCCCGGACGAGTTCGAGGAGCCGTTCGGTCTCGTCGCCGTCGGCACCGCCGGGGCCGACTCGACGGCGCGCGGCGGTCGTCGGCGTCGGGTCGACGGTCTCGCTGAGCGCCTCCCGCGTCGCCGTGACGTAGACGGGTCCCGCGGGTTCCGACGCCGCGCGTTCGAGCCCCCGCCGGACCGTCTCGGCCGGATCGGCGGGCGGTCGGTACTGATCGG is drawn from Halobellus limi and contains these coding sequences:
- a CDS encoding amidohydrolase family protein, whose product is MPEIIDATSHIMSSEALDELEKVHPTSELDSLRNAPRMFDVEGRIEYLDKNGIDRQVINLAAPMLWQGIDPDDALEATRVANNEIRRIADEHPDRFIPTATVPFLTDEYVDEVRRCVEDLGMSGVQIFSNIDGRMLDDDDFEEFYATVDDLDIPIWIHPQLADWHDYDQSHTWIYKMLAWPFDTNIALARLIFSGVLDRHENLEIISHHLGGSFPYQIGRIRSWYQTRTEEPELYQNPAIADLSEPLDAYFDRIYGDTAVSSQGESYPLECGLEFFGADNVVYSADYPFGPDKGQYWATEIIPLIEELDIPAADREKIFSGNIKRLLDL
- a CDS encoding aldehyde dehydrogenase family protein, whose amino-acid sequence is MSQERVEHRGMFVNGEYHKNESTFSVEDPSTGGQIASVTDAGESGVDAALDSAERAQAEWAAMDPVERGRVLRDVARALEAHVEELAEISTREIGRPIGQSRGLVANAVDYVDYYAGMTDKIEGQTFPLKQSNQAFSRKEPIGISAQIVPWNAPVLLCFRGVAPALAAGNAVVVKPSPFAPGVILKLAEIASEAGLPDGLFNVVPGLVETSKSLTTDPRVDQITFTGSVSTGQIVGKTAIDQVVPTVLELGGKSPAVVFDDADLDDALDGAMKAITLVNGQVCFATTRIFVHEDVYDEFKERYVDAVESITLGPGSEDPDLGPVISADAVEEIDGYVQSAVDEGATVLTGGRPADREGNFYEPTVVVGVDDDAAISCEEVFGPVINLYSFSEEEEVIRRANDTEYGLYATVWTNTLDRAHRVANGIEAGSVMVNQYAGSRPQTPFGGYKKSGLGREKGMQAVDHYTQLKTINVDIGSVGDE
- a CDS encoding thiamine pyrophosphate-requiring protein; this encodes MTKIFANLGTDHTPLLEAAAAVRRAGEGDEIPDIVSCPHEFAAMSAAHGHAAVTGDPQVVLVHVDVGTQNLGAAMHNAHRAGAPVYVLAGLAPVTDAGHSGSRDHPVHYFQDVFDQPGIVREYCRWTDQYRPPADPAETVRRGLERAASEPAGPVYVTATREALSETVDPTPTTAARRRVGPGGADGDETERLLELVRDAERPAVITSDIGRAPAEERVDALVRFAEATGAGVVEQTPTTLCFPRDHEQHVGYDPAVALEHADLVILADTDVPWIPDGDAVATDAAVVQIDPDPTKPAFPRWPFAVDESIQADAAATLSAVADRLGSTDEGGRSFWRRVAAERRADAADRLSADVEADRLTPTVLSDAIDSIVDEGTIVVEDAVTSRPAIMSQIQLAEPGSYFWKGGAGLGWAGGAGVGAKLASPDSRVISLVGDGSYLFANPSACALLAAEYDAPTLTVVYDNQGWNAVEGATTAQYPDGAAAADAVPESRIETTMDLSAPATLVDAHTRVVDDPDELPGALADAVEAVDGGTPAVLDVKVERP